A portion of the Haemorhous mexicanus isolate bHaeMex1 chromosome 3, bHaeMex1.pri, whole genome shotgun sequence genome contains these proteins:
- the RPS12 gene encoding small ribosomal subunit protein eS12: MAEEGITAGGVMDVNTALQEVLKTALIHDGLARGIREAAKALDKRQAHLCVLASNCDEPTYVKLVEALCAEHQINLIKVDDNKKLGEWVGLCKIDREGKPRKVVGCSCVVVKDYGKESQAKDVIEEYFKCKK; the protein is encoded by the exons ATGGCCGAGGAAGG CATTACTGCTGGAGGTGTAATGGACGTTAACACCGCTCTGCAAGAAGTGCTGAAGACCGCACTTATCCACGATGGCCTTGCTCGCGGTATCCGTGAAGCAGCCAAAGCCTTGGACAA acgCCAAGCCCATCTCTGTGTTCTGGCTTCAAATTGTGATGAACCCACATATGTAAAATTAGTTGAAGCACTCTGTGCAGAACATCAGATCAACTTAATAAAG GTTGATGACAACAAGAAGCTGGGCGAATGGGTGGGTCTCTGCAAGATCgacagagaaggaaaacctCGCAAAGTGGTGGGCTGCAGTTGTGTGGTTGTCAAA GACTATGGCAAGGAATCTCAGGCCAAAGATGTCATCGAAGAGTACTTCAAGTGCAAGAAATGA